The sequence CATGTTGATTAGCCTGGGGGTACCTCCGGAGAAACGGCTGATTATATCGATAGCCTCATTACTGAAGATGATTTTCTGTCCTTGACCAGAGAAAGTTAGGCCATGGTTTTCTGGTTTATTTCCTGTTTCTGCAATCTCAAGCCGCCAGTTAATGTAGTTTTTTATTTCATCGGTATCTAGAGGGCTGATGTGGTATCTTACCATTATTCTTTGGCGCAGTTGCCTTAAATCATGTAGATTAAGGCGGGAATTTAACTCTGGCTGTCCCACTAAAATTACCTGTAACAACTTATCTTTTTCCGTCTCTAAATTTGAAAGTAGCCGTATTTGTTCAAGCAGGGAAGGTTTGAGATTTTGGGCCTCATCGACTATTAATACCAAGTTATTTCCTGCACTTGATTCTTTTAGCAGGAAGTTATTTAGTTCCAAAACCATACCTAATTTGGTATTATTTTTAGGATTAATTCCAAAATCTTTAACAATCGATTCTAATAACTGAATTTCAGAAAAGGTGGGATTTAGGATAAAAGCAGTTTTTACATTTTTACCAACCTGATTTAGAAAAAAACGGCAAATGGTTGTCTTGCCTGTACCGATCTCTCCAGTTAGGACGATAATTCCTTTTCTTTGGGAGACTCCATAGATTAGGTGTGAGAGGGCTTCTTTATGTTTTTTACTGGAGAAAAAAAAGGCTGGGTCACTAGTGACATTAAAAGGGCGTTCTTTTAATCCGTAATATTTACAGTACATCTATTTATATCTCCTTTGAGGCTTTATTATAACAAAATTTAAAATTTTGTAAAGTTGTAAAGTATTGACATATTTAGGAATGTGTGCTATATTTTTTTAATGGTGCTCTTACTAAAACAGAAAGAAAATCGAAGTTTACCGAGGGTAGATTTTTGTTCGAATATACGTTATCAGATTAGGGGTAAGCCTGATTTCAATAGCGCTATCACTAAAGATATAAGTTGCGGTGGGTTAAGGTTTACCAATGATAGGTTTGTTCCTACTTTTACCCCAATAATGCTTGAAATTAATGTTTTAAACCGCGTATTAAGGCCTATCGCAAGAGTGGCTTGGTCAACTCCTTTACCGCATTCAAACCGTAACCAAACAGGGGTGACGTTTGTTGAGTTTGATATGCTAGAAAGCAAGTACCTTAAAGATTTTGTAAATATGCAGCTTGGTTAACTATAACTCAATGAAAGGAAAATAAGTCATGGCTCCGCAGGCACCTGAAACGAAAGAAAAAGAAGCAAAACCAAAAAGAGAGAAAAAATCTAATTGTCCGGCGTGTAATAAGATAGTTAAAAAATTAAAACGATATTATCGCGACGGTAAATTTTATTGCAGTAAAAAATGCAGGCGCGCATTCATTAGTAAATCTAAGGCAGAAGAGAAGAAATAATAATGAAGTCTTCTAAAGAACGCAGGTTACATCCACGACTGGAGCAGAAATTACCAATAGGCTTAGCGGTAAATGGCTATGATTTTTCTACGTCTACCTTTAATATCAGCTGCGTAGGCGCTTATTGCCACTTGGACAAGTATATGCCGCCTTTTACCAAAATTTCCGTAAAGTTAAGTTTGCCTGGTAAAAACCATTCTGCTAAAGCCACGATCGTTGAATGTAAGGGGGTAGTGGTAAGGGCCGAAGATGAAACCCGCGGCGGATTTAATCTGGCTATATTCTTTAATAGAATAGGCGATCAACAGCGTAAAAAGATCGCCCAATACATAAGTAAATTCTTACCTTAAAAAACTGTGGCTTTGGTTAC is a genomic window of Candidatus Omnitrophota bacterium containing:
- a CDS encoding PilZ domain-containing protein, with translation MKSSKERRLHPRLEQKLPIGLAVNGYDFSTSTFNISCVGAYCHLDKYMPPFTKISVKLSLPGKNHSAKATIVECKGVVVRAEDETRGGFNLAIFFNRIGDQQRKKIAQYISKFLP
- a CDS encoding PilZ domain-containing protein; translated protein: MVLLLKQKENRSLPRVDFCSNIRYQIRGKPDFNSAITKDISCGGLRFTNDRFVPTFTPIMLEINVLNRVLRPIARVAWSTPLPHSNRNQTGVTFVEFDMLESKYLKDFVNMQLG
- a CDS encoding AAA family ATPase, whose protein sequence is MYCKYYGLKERPFNVTSDPAFFFSSKKHKEALSHLIYGVSQRKGIIVLTGEIGTGKTTICRFFLNQVGKNVKTAFILNPTFSEIQLLESIVKDFGINPKNNTKLGMVLELNNFLLKESSAGNNLVLIVDEAQNLKPSLLEQIRLLSNLETEKDKLLQVILVGQPELNSRLNLHDLRQLRQRIMVRYHISPLDTDEIKNYINWRLEIAETGNKPENHGLTFSGQGQKIIFSNEAIDIISRFSGGTPRLINMICDRALLAGYINETTHIDFNIMKRCVEELDTYSVAKSI